One Thiocapsa sp. genomic window carries:
- the rplI gene encoding 50S ribosomal protein L9: MEVILLKNVGRLGALGDKVSVRSGYGRNYLIPSGFAVSATDANLEAFEARRAELEQVAEEQLAEARARRDRLEGMSVTIARRAGEQGRLFGSVGTGDIAEAVTAAGFALTKQEIKLSGGPFRAAGEYEVTLHLHPEVDAVIKVDVVPED, encoded by the coding sequence GTGGAAGTCATCCTGCTGAAGAATGTCGGTCGCCTCGGTGCGCTCGGCGACAAGGTCAGTGTCCGATCGGGCTATGGCCGGAATTATTTGATCCCGTCCGGGTTTGCCGTGTCGGCGACCGACGCCAACCTCGAAGCCTTCGAGGCTCGGCGTGCCGAGCTCGAGCAGGTCGCAGAGGAACAATTGGCCGAGGCCCGTGCCCGCCGCGATCGTCTCGAAGGGATGAGCGTCACGATCGCGCGCCGTGCCGGCGAGCAGGGACGGCTGTTCGGCTCGGTCGGCACCGGCGACATCGCCGAGGCGGTGACCGCTGCCGGCTTCGCGCTGACCAAGCAGGAGATCAAGCTTTCGGGTGGGCCTTTCCGCGCTGCCGGCGAGTATGAGGTGACCCTGCACCTGCACCCCGAGGTCGATGCCGTCATCAAGGTCGACGTCGTTCCCGAGGACTGA
- the rpsR gene encoding 30S ribosomal protein S18, with the protein MESNNSRFFRRKRYCRFTAEGITEIDYKDLNLLKAYVSESGKIVPSRITGTSAKYQRQLAQAVKRARYLALLPYTDGH; encoded by the coding sequence ATGGAATCCAACAACTCACGTTTTTTCCGTCGTAAGCGCTACTGCCGCTTTACCGCCGAAGGCATCACCGAGATCGATTACAAGGATCTCAACCTGCTGAAGGCCTACGTCAGCGAGTCCGGCAAGATCGTCCCGAGCCGGATCACCGGGACCTCGGCGAAGTATCAGCGTCAATTGGCCCAAGCGGTCAAGCGCGCCCGTTATTTGGCGCTGCTTCCCTATACCGACGGCCACTGA
- a CDS encoding DUF2232 domain-containing protein has translation MKAIAAFVMRGPSQAALVAAVTALLSILIPPLGLFSAGSIGLVALRSGPVYGLIVSAVATLGMGAIAWLALGSPLPALGVLLMLWVPILALALLLRYSRSLALTLQVAGALGILLMLSAYALMGDPSATWLTILEPFRDALVKDGVLDDAASAAVFAELAGWMTGAFAAALVAQLLFGLFIARWWQALLYNPGGFGEEFRELRLGRAFGVLVLLLLALLPFGDGASLTANLLLVPGVLLLFQGLAVAHQVRALKQARQAWLVGLYVLVVFFMPQVLLLIACIGLVDIWADIRSRVAPSARPPGPGPSGPAT, from the coding sequence ATGAAGGCGATTGCAGCCTTCGTGATGCGCGGCCCGTCGCAGGCGGCGCTGGTCGCCGCCGTCACGGCCTTGTTGTCGATCCTGATTCCGCCGTTGGGTTTGTTCAGCGCCGGCTCGATCGGTTTGGTGGCCCTGCGCAGCGGTCCTGTCTACGGCCTGATCGTCAGCGCGGTGGCGACCCTCGGGATGGGCGCCATCGCCTGGTTGGCGTTGGGCTCGCCCTTGCCTGCGCTCGGCGTGCTGCTGATGCTTTGGGTGCCGATTCTGGCCCTGGCGCTGCTGCTGCGATATAGCCGCTCTTTGGCGTTGACGCTTCAAGTGGCAGGGGCTTTGGGCATTCTGCTGATGCTCTCGGCCTACGCCCTGATGGGCGACCCGAGCGCAACCTGGCTGACGATCCTCGAGCCGTTCCGGGACGCGCTGGTGAAGGACGGCGTGCTGGACGACGCGGCGAGTGCGGCCGTGTTCGCCGAGCTCGCGGGTTGGATGACCGGTGCATTCGCTGCGGCCCTGGTCGCGCAGTTGCTGTTCGGGCTCTTTATTGCGCGCTGGTGGCAGGCGCTGCTCTATAACCCCGGCGGGTTCGGCGAGGAATTTCGAGAGCTTCGGTTGGGCCGTGCATTCGGGGTCCTCGTGCTGCTGCTCTTGGCGCTTCTTCCCTTCGGCGACGGCGCGAGCCTCACGGCAAACCTGTTGTTGGTGCCGGGTGTCCTGCTCCTGTTTCAGGGTCTCGCGGTGGCCCATCAGGTGCGTGCGCTCAAGCAGGCACGTCAGGCGTGGTTGGTCGGACTCTATGTCCTGGTGGTGTTTTTCATGCCGCAGGTCCTGCTCCTGATCGCCTGCATCGGTTTGGTGGATATCTGGGCCGATATCCGGTCCCGAGTCGCTCCATCGGCGCGGCCGCCGGGTCCCGGCCCGAGCGGACCGGCGACCTGA